GCGTCGAGGCCGGCCACTTCACCGCCGACATGACCAGCACCCTGGTCACCATGCCGCTGATGGGTGTGTTCGACCTCGCGGCGGGCCGCACGGTGGTGGTGCCGAGGATGAACATGGGCCGCGTCGGCGCCGCCGACCCGGTTGTGCTCACCGACGCGATCCGTCGCTTCGGGGTGAACGCCATGTTCGCCTCGCCCGCCCTGCTGGGACCGCTCTCGGCCCATCTGGCGGAAACCGGCGCCCGGGTGCCGTCCCTGCGTCTGATCGTCTCCGGTGGAGCCCCGGTGAGTCCCGGGCTGATGAGCGCGCTGCGCGCCGTACTGCCCCACGACGCGGACGTGTTCAGCACCTACGGGTCGACCGAGGCGCTGCCGATGGCGCTGGTCGAGAGCAGGGAGGCACTGGCCGGACCCGCGGACGGCCCGGCCGCCGCCCTCGGTGTCTGCGTGGGGCGGCCCGCACCCGGCGCGACGGTCCGCACCATCGAGGTCAGCGACGGTCCGGTTCCCTTCTGGACGCCCGGGCTTCCCGTCGCCGAAGGCGAGATCGGCGAGATCGTGGTCAGCGGCCAGGCGGTCAGCCCGCGCTACTTCCGCTCCCCCGGGGCCGATGCCGCGCACAAGATCCAGGACGGCGGGCGTCGCTGGCACCGCACCGGTGACGTCGGATGGATCGACGGCGAGGGCCGCATCTGGTTCTGCGGACGCAAGAGCCACCGGGTCCGCACGGCCAACGGCGACCTGCACACCGTGCGCTGCGAAGGGGTCTTCAACGCCCACCCGCAGGTCAGACGCACAGCGCTGGTGGGCTTCGGCCCGCACGGCGAGCAGCGGCCCGTACTGTGCGTGGAGCTCGAAGCGGACGCGGGTCCGGGGCACTGGCCGCGGATCGAGCGCGAGTTGCGCGCTCTGGGCGCCGGCAACCCGGTGACCAAGGGGATCGACGACTTCCTGCCGCACCCCGCCTTCCCCGTGGACATCCGCCACAACGCCAAGATCCGCCGGGAGCTGCTGGCCGGCTGGGCCGAGGACCGGCTCACCGGCAGTCGCCGCCCGGCCGCCGCGGACCGGGCGCTGCGCGCCGTCCCGCTGCTCGGCTGGGCCTATCTGGCCGCCTGGCCGCTGCTGCCCTGGGACCACGTGGCACTGACCGCGTTGTGGTGGATCGACGCCTTTCTGAGCGTCGTCGTCCATGCGCTCCAGATACCGTCCGCCCTGCGCATGGAGCAGGAGCTGGCCACCGGGCGAAGGCCCTGGGCGACGGCCGCGCTGACGATGCTGTTCGGTGCGACCTGGTGGCGCCGGCGCGGCGGCCGGCCGAAGGGGGCGGCCGCGTGAAGGTACTGGTGACGGGCGCGTCGGGGTTCCTGGGCAGCCACATCGTCGACGCCTGCCTGCGCGCGGGAGACACGGTGCGGGTCCTCGTCCGCGAGGAGAGCGACCTCGGCCATCTGCGCACCGTCGCGGGCGTCGAGTTCGCGTACGGGGATCTGCGTGACACCGCGTCCCTGCGAAGGGCGACGGCAGGCGTCGACGTCGTGCACCACAGCGCGGCCCGGGTCACCGACCGCGGCACCCGCGCCCAGTTCCGGGACGAGAACGTCCGGGGCACCGAACGCCTGATGGCGGCGGCCCGGCGGGCCGGGGCACGGCGCTTCGTGTTCATCAGCAGCCCCAGCGCGCTGATGGGCGTCCGCGGCGGAGACCAGCTCGGCATCGACGAGAGCGAGCCCTACCCCGCACGCCACCTCAACCTCTACTCGGAGACCAAGGCCGAAGCGGAGCGCCTGGTCCTGGCCGCGGACCGCAGGGAGTTCACCACCGTCGCACTGCGCCCGCGGGCCGTGTGGGGCCCGCGCGACACTTCCGGTTTCATGCCCCGGCTGATCGCGAAGATGATGACGGGACGTCTGCCCGACCTCTCCGGCGGCAGGCCGGTGTACGCCTCGCTGTGCTACTGCGAGAACGCCGCCGACGCCTGTGTACGGGCGGCGCGTGCCGACGGGGTCGGCGGCCGGGCGTACTTCATCGCCGACCGGGAGCCGGTGGAGGTGTGGAGCATGCTCGCCGTCCTCGCCGGAAGGTTCGGGGGCAAGCCCCCCACCCGGCAGGTCTCCCTCGGTCTGCTGCGGGCGCTCGCCGCCACGGCGGACACGCTCTGGAAGCTGCCGCCGCTGGCCAGGCACTCCTCCCCGCCGCTCTCCCGGTACACGCTGGCCCTGCTGACGCGTTCGGCGACGTACGACACGTCGGCCGCACGGCGGGACCTGGCCCCGCCGCCGGTCGCCCACGACGTGGGGATGGCCCGGCTCGAGGCCTGGATCGACGGCATCGGCGGCGTCAACGAGTACATCAGGAAGGTGCGGTAGTCATGAGCAGGCAGCACGCCGCGGTGAGCGGCGGTGCCGGTACCGGGTCCCTTGGCCGGGCGGTCTTCCGCCGCCCCGTCTCCCCCACCGAGTGGTCCTACCTTGCCGCCGCCCGGCTGGGCGGCGAACTGCTGGTGCTGCAGCTGGTGGTCGAGGGCACCGGGCCGATCGACGCCCTGGCCCTCGGCCGTGCCGTGGCCGAGGCCTCGGCGTCATGCCCCGGCTCGCGGCTGGTGCGCCGCGGCAGGATGTGGGCCGACAGCGGAACTCCGCCACGGGTCGTGGTCGCCGAAGGAACGCCGCTGGACCGCACCGCGCTCACGGGAGCGCCGGAGCTCGTCGCGCCGCTCGCCCACGCGGAGGGCCGCCCGGCCTGCGAAGTGCTGCTGCTCACCGGCGAACCCGGCACCGTGGTCTTCAGGGCGTCCCACGCCGTGATGGACCTCAAGGGCGTGTCGGTCTGGGCCGCGGAGGTGTTCCGGGCCCTGCGGGGTGAACCCCCGCGGGGCGCCGCGGACCCGCTGACCGACCACGCGCTCCTGGACGCGGTGGGCAGGACCGGGCAGCGGCCCCGACTCGGGCTCGACCGGCGCTCACCGCTCGGCGGCCGGCCCGGCAGCGGTGCGGTGTGGCGGCGGCGTACGGTGCCGGGCCGCCATCCGGCGCTGGCCGCCAAGGTGGCGGCCGCGGTCGCGGAGGGCGTACCCGGCCCGGCGGCCCGGATCATGGTGCCCGTGGACCTGCGGCGTCACGCCCCGGGTGTGTCGTCGACGGCCAATCTGGCCCTGCCGGTCTTCCTGGACGTCCCGTCCGGCCAGAGCGCGAACGCCGTGCAGCGGCGGCTGCTGGGCGCGCTGGCCTCCCGGCGGGAACTGGCGGGCGGCGCGGAATCGGCCCTGGCGCGCCTTCCGCTTCCCGCGGCGGCGGCCCTGCTGGGCGCGTCACGCGCCGCCACCCGGGCACGGCACCGGTACCCGGCATCGGCCATCGTGTCGAACGCCGGCCGACTGACGCCGGCCGACTTCCAGGCCGGGGGGTTCACCGCGAGGACCGTGTACGCCCTGCCCGTGCACGCTCCCCTGGTACCGGTCAGCATCGCGCTGCTGGAACTGCCCGAGCACATCGAGCTGGTGGTCTCCGCCCGTGGGGCCGCTGACGTCGGCGAGCGCTGCGAGGCCCTGCTGGATCGCATCGGCTCCGCGCTGGGCGCGGACGCGCCGGCCTCGTGCCCGCCGCCCCCGGCGGCGCCGCGGGAGCCCGGCGCCGCCGAGCTGCTGCTCGCGCCCGGGCCCGGCGGCCTTCCCTCACTGGACGACTCGGTGGTGCAGCAGTTCCGGGCGCAGGTCGCCCGCCGGCCGGACGCGCCCGCGGTGCTCGGCGACGGCCTGCGGTGGTCGTACGCGGAACTGGACCGCCGCTCCGACGCCGTCGCGGCCGCACTGCTCGCCCGCGGCGTCCGGCGCGGCGAGGTCGTCGGGGTCCTGGCGGACCGTTCGGCGCTGGGCCTGGCCGGGGTCTGGGGCGTACTGAAGGCGGGCGCCGCCTTCCTGCCCGTCGACGTACGCAATCCGGCGCGGCGGGTCGAGGAACTGCTGTGCGACGCGGAAGCCCGCATCTGCCTGGCGGAGAGGGCCTGGTGCGACCGGGCTCAGGGCAGCGGTTGCACGACGCTCCTCCTCGAGCACGTCGCGGGCGACGGAGCGACCGCCGACGAGCGCGGCCGCGCGGCCCTCGCCGCCGCCGCTCCGGGCCCCGACGATCTGGCGTACGTCATCTACACCTCGGGCTCCACCGGCAGGCCCAAGGGCGTCCAGATCGAGCACCGCAGCCTGACCAACGTCGTCGGGTGGATCGCCCCCTTCATGCGCTGCGACGAGGAGACCCGGGCCGCGTACTCCTTCTCCCCCGGATTCGACCTCTCGGTCATGCAGATCTTCGCGCCCCTCGTGCACGGCGGTGCCGTCGTGCCGGTGCCCGGTGAGCTCGACCACGTCAAGCTGCGCGAGTTGTTCTCCGGACGCCTGGCCAACACCCTCGGGATGACGCCGACCCATCTCGATCTCGCGTGGCGCCTCGGAGTCCGCGCCACGCACATCCGCGCGCTCCAGTCCGGCGGCGAGAACCTCACCACGGCGACCAGCGACCGGGCACGCGCGTCCTTCGGGCCCGACTGCCTCTTCGTGAACGTCTACGGCCCCACCGAGGCCACGGTGGCCTGCACCGTCGCCGTCGTCGGCGACGGCGACGGCACCGGGCGCCCGTCCGCACCGATCGGAGTGCCGGTGCACCGCACGTCGCTGGCCGTACTCGACGAGCGGGGCCAGGAAGTCCCGGACGGCGAGCCGGGTGAACTCCACGTGACGGGAGTGCAGTTGGCCCGCGGCTACCTCGGCCGCCCCGACCTGACGGCCGAACGCTTCGTGTACCTCCCGGACGGCCGGCGCGCCTACCGCACGGGTGACCTGGTGCTCCGCCTGCCCGACGGGCAACTGGAGTACGCCGGACGGATCGACTCCCAGGTGAAGATCCGCGGTCACCGTGTCGAGCCGGGCGAGGTCGAGGCCGCGCTCACCGCTCTGCCGGACATCGCGCAGGCCGCGGTGGTCGCCCGCCGCAGGAACGACACCGGCGCGCAGGCGCTGTGCGCTTTCGTGGTGCCGGTCCGCGGCTCCGCCGTCTTCGACGAGGCGGCCGTACGGGCGGATCTCGGGCGCTCGCTGCCGTCCCACCTGGTGCCGACGGTGGTGTGTACGGTCACCCGGCTGCCGGAGACGACCAGCGGCAAGACCGACCGCGGCGCGCTGCCGAACCCCTTCGACGGAGCACCCGCACCCACGGAGGCGCCCGACGTGCCGGACCCCGCCACCGGACCGCGTCCCGAGGGGGCGGCAGACGAGCCGGACCCCGGTGTGGCCGCGGTGACGGCCGGGATCTGGGCCCGTGTCCTGCGCTGCGATGCCGCGGACCTCGATGCCTCGTCCGACTTCCACGCGCTGGGCGGCGACTCGCTCCTCGTCCTGGAGATGCTGGCAGCGCTGGGCCGGGAGCTGCCGGGGAGGGACGCGGAGCAGCGGTTCCTGACCCGGCTCGGCCCTCTGAGCGACACCCTGACGCTCGGCCGGGTGGTCGAGGCCGTCGAGGCGCTGCGGAGCGAGTCGTGATCTTCGTCGGAGAGGGCGCCCTCCTGTGGCGCGCCGTTCGGCACACCCTCGACAGCGGCCTGCCCGTGGACCTGGTCTGCGGTCCTCCCCCGGCCGTGAACGCCGCCCGGCCCGATGTCCCCTTCCGTGCCGCCACGGACGTCAACTCCGTGGCGGCCGAACTGGTCGCCGCCAGCACGGACGGCGTCGTCTGGTCGCTGAACAACCGGATGATCTTCCGTGCGCCGGTGCTGTCCAGCGGGCTGCGCGTCCTCAACGTCCACCACGGTCCGCTGCCCGCCTACCGGGGGCTGCCGGCAGTGGCCCTGGTCTACGCGATGCTGCGTGGCGAGCGGGAGTTCGCCGCGACCCTCCACCAGGTGGACGCGGGAATCGACACCGGGCCCGTGCTGGCCGCCGACCGCTATCCGATCGGGCCCGACGAGCCGTTCCACACGGTTCTGCGCCGCGGGCTGCAGATCTGCCATGGGCTCTTCGAGCGATGCCTGCCGCTGGTGGCGGCCGACCCCGCCTGGAACGGCGGGCCGGACCGGCCCGGCGGCGCCGGCCCCGGTGGCTACTTCGGCCGCAGGGAACTGGCCCGTCTACCGCGGTACCGGGACCACCCCAACTTCGGCCGGGCCACCGACCTGGGCTTCCTGGCGGGCTACCTCCCGGAGCTCGCCGCGGTCCTGGGATGAGGCGACCCCGGGTCGTGCGCGAGGACATGGTGCGGCGTCCGCGCCCTCGAAACGATCGGCTGGGGGGCGTCACCCGGTGAGGCCGTACCCGCGGCAGCGGCCGGCCGCCGTCCGCAACGGCCCTTTCCGGCCAACCTCGCAGCGTTTTCGGCGCTGCGGAACCGAGCGCCCGGTCCGTTCCTCTCACCACGCGGGCAGCCGGCCGTCGTACGTCGTCGAGCCGTGTCGCCCGCTGTCTGCTTCCCACAGCATCCCGGAGGACGAGGGAACGATGACCACCACGCGCACCACCCGGCTGCGGCGTCCGCTGATCGCGGGCACCACGGCCATCGCCGCCATCGCCGCCGTGACCGTGACGGCAGGATTCGCGGCCACCGCATCGGATTCGGCGAAGGCCGCGGCGGCCGGGCCCGACCTGCGGCTCATCGCGGCGAGCAGCTCGATCACGCTCACCTCCTGGAAGGAGGACCCGGGCGTCTACCTGGATCTCGGAACCTACCTCACCGCGGAGGGGACTCCGCTGGAGCTGAAGGTGACCCGGAAGTCCTACCGGGACCCGGTGACCATCACCCAGACCGTCTACGAGGGCGGCAAGGCCAGGGCGAAGGCACTGCCCAACGGCACCGTGAAGGACTTCTCCGGGCTGCCGGGCTTCGCGGAGATCACGGTCACCGACAAGGCCGGCAAGCAGGTCCTCAGACGTGCCGAGAGCTTCTGCCCGAACAACGCCAGTGGGCGCGTGCGGCCCGACGCGCCCGCCACCTCGAAGTATCCGGAGAGCTGCCCCACCAACCCCTTCACCCTCGGTTCCGTGTGGGGCGTGGAGAAGGGCTGGGCCGCCAACACGTACGCGGGGTCGTACACCAGGCCGGTCGAGCTGGCCGCCGGTACCTACACCGCCAAGGTCTCGGTCGCCAAGAAGTACCGTGACCTGTTCGGCATCGCGAACAGGCCCGCCACGGTGAAGGTGACCGTGCAGGAGCGCAGCTTCGAGGACGGCCGGGGCGCCGCGGCCCGGACGGCCGGCTCCGGTGAGCACGCCGGACACGGCGCCGCCCACCCGGCGCCGTCGGCAGCCGGCGCCGCCCACGCCGGCCACGGGCCGGGGCACGCCCCGACGCCCGCCCAGGCCGCCGCCGCGGTGACGAGCGGCGCCGGGCCCTCGTACAACGTCGGTCACGGGCCGCTGAAGGCCGCGCCTCCCGCTCTGCCGTGGGCGCTGAAGAAGCAGCAGACGGCACGTTCGGCCAGGGTCGGCGACACCGAAGGCCAGACCGACGGCTCGCGCAAGGCACCGGCCCTGGGGCCGCTGGCCAAGCGGCCCGCCGGCAAGCCCTCCGTCCCGAACGTCCCCAAGCCGGACCTGCGGTCGCTGCCGGCCTACGGCATCACCATCAGCGACGGCGGAGAGGACGTCCCCGGCAAGGACTACCTGGCCTTCAGCGCCAATGTCTGGAACGCCGGCCCGGCGCAGCTCGTGGTGGACGGATTCCGCTCGCCCGGCAAGGCCACGATGGACGCCTACCAGTACTTCTACGACGCCAAGGGCAAGCAGGTCGGCTACACCCCGACCGGCACCATGGAGTGGGACCCGCGGCCGGGCCACATGCACTGGCACTTCACCGACTTCGCCAGCTACCGGCTGCTGAAGGCGGACAAGAAGGAGACCGTGCGCAGCGGCAAGGAGGCCTTCTGCCTGGCCAACACCGACGCGGTCGACTACACGGTGAAGAACGCCAACTGGCACCCGTTCAACACCGATCTGGCCACCGCGTGCGGCCAGGAGAACTCGATCTCCGTCCGGGAGGTGCTGGACGTCGGCTCCGGTGACACCTACACCCAGGATCTGCCCGGTCAGTCCTTCGACATCACCAGCCTGCCCAACGGCACGTACTACATCCAGGTGCTGGCGAACCCGGAGAACCGGCTGAAGGAGACCAGTACCGCCAACAACAGCGCGCTGCGGAAGGTCGTCCTCGGCGGCAAGCCGGGCAAGCGGACGGTGACGGTGCCGGCGCACGAGCTGGTGAACGCCAACTGACGCGTACGTCCGCACCATCACGGCCGCCCGTGGCGCCACCGCAAGTGATCCCACGGCGGCCGTGATCCACCGGCGCCCGCACCGTCACAGCATCACATGCTTGACCTGGGTGTAGTCGAGCAGTCCGGCGAGGGACAGATCGCTGCCGTAGCCCGAGTGCTTGACACCGCCGTGCGGCATCTCCGACACGGTGGTGCCGTGGGTGTTGACCCACACGATCCCCGTGTGGAGCGCACGCGTCGCCCGCATGGCCCGGTCGTGGTCGGTGGTCCAGACACCGGCGGCGAGTCCGAGCCGTACCCCGTTGGCGAGCCGGAACGCCTCGGTCTCGTCGGCGAAGGGCTGCACCGTGACGACCGGGCCGAACACCTCCTGCTGGACGATCTCGTCGTCCTGCTGGACTCCGGTGACGACGGTGGCCTCGTGGTAGTAGCCGGGGCGCGGGGCCCGCGCGCCTCCGGCGACGATCTCCGCGCGGGCCGGCAGCCGCTCCAGCAGCCCTTCGACCGAGGCGAGTTGGGCGGCGTTGTTGAGGGGGCCGAAGTCGGCCGCCGGGCGCCGCTTCTCCGCCTGCGCCGCGAACGCGGTGAGGAAGGCGTCGTGGACGGCGGTGTGCACCAGGATGCGGGTGGGGGCGGTGCAGTCCTGGCCCGCGTTGTAGTACGCGACGGCGGCGAGTTCCGCGGCGGTGGTCTCGATGTCGGCGTCGTGGTGGACGATGACGGGGGCGTTGCCGCCGAGTTCCAGGTGGACGCGCTTGAGGTCGGCGGCCGCCGCCGCGGCTATCTCCCGGCCGGCGCGGACGCTGCCGGTGACGGCGACCATCCGGACGGCGGGCTGGTGGACGAGCGCGCGGCCGGTGTCGCGGTCGCCGCAGACCACGTTGAGGACGCCGGGCGGCAGATGCTCGGCGGCGAGGCCGGCGAGCAGGGCGGACGACGAAGGCGTGGTGTCGGCGGGTTTGAGGACGACGGTGTTCCCGGCGGCGATCGCGGGGGCGACCTTCCACACGGCCATCATCAGCGGGTAGTTCCACGGAGTGATCTGGGCGCAGACGCCGACGGGCTCGCGCCGGAGCAGCGAGGTGCGCCCCTCGGTGTACTCGCCGGCGGCGGATCCCGGCAGGTTCCGTGCGGCGCCGGCGAAGTAGCGGACGGTGTCGACGGCGGCGGGCAGTTCGTCGGCGCGGAAGAGGCCGGCGGGCTTTCCCGTGTCGCCCGTCTCGGCGGCCACGAGTGCGTCGGCGTGGTCCTCCATGGCCTCGGCGATGCGCAGCAGGGCACGCTGCCGCTGGGCCGGGGTGGTCAGCGACCAGCGGTCGTACGCTGCGGCCGCCGCGGCGCAGGCGGCGTCGGCGTCGGCGGTGCCGGACAGCGGTGCGGTGCCCCGGGTCAGGCCGCTGGTGGGGTCGACGAGCCGTGTCGCCGCACCGCACGCGGCGGGGACGTCCGCTCCCCCGATGTGGTTGAGGACGGTCACGCATGCGTCAGCCACGGCGCAGCGCCTCCTTCGCGGCCGCGCGGCCGGTGCGCACCGCGCCTTCCATGTAGCCGGCGACCCACTGGTCGGATCCGCAGACGTAGAAGGGCGGTTCGTGGGTGCCGTGCAGAGGGCCGACGGCCGTCACGTCACCGGGAAGCCACTGGGTGACGTATCCCCGGGTCCAGGGGTCGGTGCCCCACATCCGGATGTGGGTGCTCAGCGGGGTGCGGGCCTCCTCGCCGTAGAGGCGGGCGATGTCGGCGAGCAGTTCGCGGGTGCGCAGGGCGTCGGGCATGCCGAGGAGCACTCCGTAGCGTTCGGGGGGTACCAGGGCGGAGAGGACGCCCTCGTTCTGCGGCCAGGTGGAGCCCAGTACGCCCTCGCATTCGGAGAGGCCGCTGAGGCCGCTGTCGCGCCAGAAGGGCTTGTCGTAGGCGGCGGTGAACTTGGCGGCGACGGCCTGGCGCTGCCGGTGCAGCGAGGAGAGCCGCGCGTCGGAGACGCCGCTGACGGCGACCGCGCGCAGCGGGCCCACGGGCAGTGCGCAGACGACGGCGCCCGCGGTGAGCGTCTCGCCGCCGGCGAGCCGTACGGTGCAGCCGCCGGGGCGTACGGCGAGCCGGTCCACGGGCGCGCCGGTGCGGACACGGGGGCCGAGGTCCGCCGCCATGCGGAGGGCGACGGTGGCGGAACCCTCCGCGACCCGCAGTCCCTCCCAGTCCTCGTAGTCGTAGTGTTCGCGTGCGCCGGTGCCGGGGACGGCGGCGTGCTTGCGCAGGGCCGACAGCAGCGAGGTGCGCTCGTACGAGCCGCTGGCGAGGGCGAGTTGCCCGATCTCCCAGAGGCGGACGACGGCCGGACCCGCGCCTTCCATGCGGAGCCAGCCGGCGACCGACAGGGCGTCGAGGGCACCGGCTTCGGGGTGGGACCACGGGTCGTCGGGGTCGACGCCCTCGGCGAGGGCGGTGAAGGCGGCGGTGAGGCGCCGGTGACGGGCTTCGTCGCCGGGGCCGAACCAGTGGGGCGGATCGCCCGCGCAGACGCCTTCCGGGGTGGCCCTGGCCATGCGGCCGGGTTCGGCGACATAGCTGGGGACCAGGGTCAGTCCGAGTTCGGCGGCGAGTTCGCGGTAGGCGGTGTGGGCGCGGCCGACGACCTCTCCGCCGAGCTGGACGAGCCGGCCGTCGGGGAGTGCGGTCTGCTCGACGCGTCCGCCGACGCGGTCCCGGGCCTCCAGGACGAGCACGTCGGCGCCGCCGGCCGCCAGGTCCCGTGCGGCGGCGAGGCCGGCGAGGCCGGCGCCGAGCACGATGACGTCGTGGTTCATGGGCGTGGGTTCCTCCGCTGGATGGGGCGACGGCCGCTGCCGCGGGCCGCGTGGGGGCGGCTGGGGGCCGGGTGGGGGCGGCTGGGGTCAGTCCAGGACGAGGCAGTGTTCGGGCTTCCAGCCGACCTCGACGCGTTCTCCGCCGGCCCAGCGGTCCTCCATGCGCGAGCGGGCGGTGTTCTGCTCCAGTACGGAGAGCGTGATGCCGGGGGCGAGTTCGATGAGGTACGTGGTGGTGGCGCCCGAGTAGACGGTCTCGCGGACGACGCCGGTGGCCAGGACCATGCCCGGTTCGAAGTCGGACAGCCAGATCTTCTCGGGGCGCACGGAGAGGTGGACGCGGCTGCCGTCGGCGATGCCGGCCCGGGTGCCGACGGGCAGCGAAGGTCCCTCGTCGACGGCGATCCGGCCGGCGCGATAGGTGCCCGGGACCAGGTTGGAGGTGCCCATGAAGGACGCGACGAAGCTGCCGGACGGGCGCTCGTAGACGTCCTCGGGGGTTCCGCACTGCTCGACGTGTCCCTCGTTCATCACCGCGATCCGGTCGGACATGGTCAACGCCTCGTCCTGGTCGTGGGTGACGAAGACGAAGGTGATGCCGACCTCGCGCTGGATCTGCTTGAGCTCGACCTGCATCCGGCGGCGGAGCTTGAGGTCGAGGGCCGCGAGCGGCTCGTCGAGGAGCAGCACCTGCGGGCGGTTGACCAGGGCCCGGGCGAGGGCGACGCGCTGGCGCTGGCCGCCGGAGAGCGTCCGGGGTTTGCGGTCGCCGAGACCGCCGAGCTGCACCCGCTCCAGCATGGTGCCGACCCGCTCACGGATCTCGGCGCGTCCGACGCCCTTGCGCTTGAGGCCGAAGGCCACGTTGTCCGCGACCGAGAGATGGTCGAACAGGGCGTAGCTCTGGAAGACGGTGTTGACGTCGCGCTTGTTCGGCGGGAGGGCGGTGACGTCCTCTCCGCCGAGCAGGACGGTGCCGTCGGTGGGGTCGGTGAAGCCGCCGATCATCCGCAGCGTGGTGGTCTTGCCGCAGCCGGAGGGGCCGAGGAGCGAGAAGAACTCGCCGGGGGCGATGTCCAGGGAGAGCTCGTGCACGGCATGGGAGTCGCCGTAGCTCTTGCTGATCCCGTCGAGCCGGACGGCGGGTGCGGGGGTCTTTGTCGGCGCGGTGGTGGAGGTGGGGGTGGAGTCGGCGGGGGTGGTGTGGTGCGAGGAGGCGGTGGGCGTCACGGTGTCACTTCCCGGAGAGCAGATCGAGGCCGCCGCGACGACCGAACAGGCGCGGGATGAAGAGGGCGAGGACGATGAGGGCGATCGAGCCGGCGAGCATCAGGGTGCCCACGGCGTTGATGGTGGGCTGGACCCCGAAGCGGATCGCCGAGTAGATCCGCACGGACAGCGGCTGCGGGTCGACTCCGGTGGTGAAGTAGGCGAGGACGAAGTCGTCGAAGACCAGGGCGAAGACCAGGACCCCCGATGCCAGGATGCTGGGCAGCAGCGCGGGCAGGGTGACCAGCCGCAGGGTCTGCCGGCGGGTGGCGCCCAGGTCCATCGCCGCTTCCTCGGTCTCCGGGTTGAGTGCGGCGATCCGGGAGCGCAGGACGACCGTCACATAGGAGATGGAGAATGTGATCTCGGCGAGCATCACCGTCGTGGTGGACAGGGTGATGCCCACGCCCTTGAAGAGCAGCATGGCCGCGACCCCGGTGACGATCTCCGGGGTGATCAGGGGGATGAGCATGATCAGTCCGGCGAGGGAGCCGAGCCGGCTTCGGCAGCGCACCAGTCCGAGGGCCAGCGTCACCCCCAGCACCAGCGAGCCGGCCATGGCCACCAGCGAGACCCGCAGGCTCATGTCGAGTGACGCGAGCAGATGGTCGTCGCGGAGGAAGGCTTCGTACCAGCGGAGGCTGAAGTCCTTGAACACCGTCAGGGACTTCTGGGAGTTGAAGGAG
The Streptomyces tirandamycinicus DNA segment above includes these coding regions:
- a CDS encoding lysyl oxidase family protein, which translates into the protein MTTTRTTRLRRPLIAGTTAIAAIAAVTVTAGFAATASDSAKAAAAGPDLRLIAASSSITLTSWKEDPGVYLDLGTYLTAEGTPLELKVTRKSYRDPVTITQTVYEGGKARAKALPNGTVKDFSGLPGFAEITVTDKAGKQVLRRAESFCPNNASGRVRPDAPATSKYPESCPTNPFTLGSVWGVEKGWAANTYAGSYTRPVELAAGTYTAKVSVAKKYRDLFGIANRPATVKVTVQERSFEDGRGAAARTAGSGEHAGHGAAHPAPSAAGAAHAGHGPGHAPTPAQAAAAVTSGAGPSYNVGHGPLKAAPPALPWALKKQQTARSARVGDTEGQTDGSRKAPALGPLAKRPAGKPSVPNVPKPDLRSLPAYGITISDGGEDVPGKDYLAFSANVWNAGPAQLVVDGFRSPGKATMDAYQYFYDAKGKQVGYTPTGTMEWDPRPGHMHWHFTDFASYRLLKADKKETVRSGKEAFCLANTDAVDYTVKNANWHPFNTDLATACGQENSISVREVLDVGSGDTYTQDLPGQSFDITSLPNGTYYIQVLANPENRLKETSTANNSALRKVVLGGKPGKRTVTVPAHELVNAN
- a CDS encoding aldehyde dehydrogenase family protein translates to MTVLNHIGGADVPAACGAATRLVDPTSGLTRGTAPLSGTADADAACAAAAAAYDRWSLTTPAQRQRALLRIAEAMEDHADALVAAETGDTGKPAGLFRADELPAAVDTVRYFAGAARNLPGSAAGEYTEGRTSLLRREPVGVCAQITPWNYPLMMAVWKVAPAIAAGNTVVLKPADTTPSSSALLAGLAAEHLPPGVLNVVCGDRDTGRALVHQPAVRMVAVTGSVRAGREIAAAAAADLKRVHLELGGNAPVIVHHDADIETTAAELAAVAYYNAGQDCTAPTRILVHTAVHDAFLTAFAAQAEKRRPAADFGPLNNAAQLASVEGLLERLPARAEIVAGGARAPRPGYYHEATVVTGVQQDDEIVQQEVFGPVVTVQPFADETEAFRLANGVRLGLAAGVWTTDHDRAMRATRALHTGIVWVNTHGTTVSEMPHGGVKHSGYGSDLSLAGLLDYTQVKHVML
- a CDS encoding flavin monoamine oxidase family protein, which translates into the protein MNHDVIVLGAGLAGLAAARDLAAGGADVLVLEARDRVGGRVEQTALPDGRLVQLGGEVVGRAHTAYRELAAELGLTLVPSYVAEPGRMARATPEGVCAGDPPHWFGPGDEARHRRLTAAFTALAEGVDPDDPWSHPEAGALDALSVAGWLRMEGAGPAVVRLWEIGQLALASGSYERTSLLSALRKHAAVPGTGAREHYDYEDWEGLRVAEGSATVALRMAADLGPRVRTGAPVDRLAVRPGGCTVRLAGGETLTAGAVVCALPVGPLRAVAVSGVSDARLSSLHRQRQAVAAKFTAAYDKPFWRDSGLSGLSECEGVLGSTWPQNEGVLSALVPPERYGVLLGMPDALRTRELLADIARLYGEEARTPLSTHIRMWGTDPWTRGYVTQWLPGDVTAVGPLHGTHEPPFYVCGSDQWVAGYMEGAVRTGRAAAKEALRRG
- a CDS encoding ABC transporter ATP-binding protein, encoding MTPTASSHHTTPADSTPTSTTAPTKTPAPAVRLDGISKSYGDSHAVHELSLDIAPGEFFSLLGPSGCGKTTTLRMIGGFTDPTDGTVLLGGEDVTALPPNKRDVNTVFQSYALFDHLSVADNVAFGLKRKGVGRAEIRERVGTMLERVQLGGLGDRKPRTLSGGQRQRVALARALVNRPQVLLLDEPLAALDLKLRRRMQVELKQIQREVGITFVFVTHDQDEALTMSDRIAVMNEGHVEQCGTPEDVYERPSGSFVASFMGTSNLVPGTYRAGRIAVDEGPSLPVGTRAGIADGSRVHLSVRPEKIWLSDFEPGMVLATGVVRETVYSGATTTYLIELAPGITLSVLEQNTARSRMEDRWAGGERVEVGWKPEHCLVLD
- a CDS encoding ABC transporter permease produces the protein MTLRPALRPKPRPAAETARTPGPRKHGTRPGTGGRSRPARRRGRRGTGRKPRLAIAVTAAFFALLYLPIGVVVLFSFNSQKSLTVFKDFSLRWYEAFLRDDHLLASLDMSLRVSLVAMAGSLVLGVTLALGLVRCRSRLGSLAGLIMLIPLITPEIVTGVAAMLLFKGVGITLSTTTVMLAEITFSISYVTVVLRSRIAALNPETEEAAMDLGATRRQTLRLVTLPALLPSILASGVLVFALVFDDFVLAYFTTGVDPQPLSVRIYSAIRFGVQPTINAVGTLMLAGSIALIVLALFIPRLFGRRGGLDLLSGK